The Tenuifilum thalassicum genome includes the window TTTTGAAAGGGCATAACCAAATGCTCTTTTATCAGGCTTATGATAGCCTGAATGTTCCGAAGTGATTACCCATTCAAAATAGTGGTCAATTTTACATCGCTTAAGTTTTGGTAGCTGTACCTCTTTAAATCCATTTGAAAGGATGTGCAGGTTGTATTTTGGTGCTAAGTACTCTAGCACCTCATGTGTGCCAGGAATTAGAGCTGTCTTTAGTGGCATAATTTCCAGGTACTCTTCCCCAATGGTTTTGGCAAGCTCCTTGTTGTTAATGCCGTACTCCTTAAGGGTGATATCAAAGCGTTTATACCTTAAAACATCCTTTGTTAGCTCCCCTTTAAGATATTTATCCCACAGGTAATGGTTATTCCTGTTGTAACATTCAATAAAGGTATCCTTATCAGGGAATGCTATATCGAGTTTTCTATTAACAAAAATCTCAGCCAAAGCATCGCGCATGTTCTGCTCAAAATCCCATAGCGTCCTATCTAAATCAAAAAAGATATGTTTATAGGCATTATGCTTAAAGAAGAAGTTCAAAATCATCACAAATCAATTTTTACAAATGTAGTTAAAGATATTCTTGAGGAAAAATCATTTCAGGTTTCATTTCTTTAATTAGCATAAATACAAATATTTAATCCTTTATTGTGTTGAAGTTTTAAATATTGTTATTTCGCTAACAATTCGTTTTTTAAAAACGTATCTTTGTCGAGTAAACTCTAATCTTATTAAAATGAGCAGTTCGAATCCTACAATTAAGGCGCTAATGATTGATGCTGCTAGCGGTTTTTACAAGGTGAACAGGTATAATGTTGGCGATTTTTTTGGTCCTGTCGATTTGGGTATTCATTTGGCGCATAAGCATAATAGCATGAATATTGGTGTTGGACTTTTGGCTGGTTCAATATTTCCTGGCTCAAACAGGTTGATTGTAAATGGAATATCTCCGTGTTGGCACGGTTTTTACATATCATCAATGGGTGGTGCTGGTTTGGTGTTCGATAACTTGGGCATCAACATGTTCTCCATTGTAGGTAAGGCTTCGGCTCCGTCAATACTTTACCTTAACCGTATTCATGGCGAAGAAATTGAGGTGGAGCTACTTCCTGTTCGTCCTCGTACCATTTGGGCACAGGGTAGGGGAGGCGTTTATTCCATGATGCAATACGCATTAGACAATTTTGGGAATCGATACGAGACAGAGCCTCGCATTTTGGCTGCCGGTCCTGCATCGATGTACACCGATTTTGGCGCTATAGCCTCGGCCCCCATTCGTAAGGGCGAAATAACCTATGTTGATACCTGGGCAGGACGTGGTGGCTTTGGCTCAAAAATGGTTCAACAGCATAACATTGTGGCAATTATTTATGGTGGTACTTATGTAGATGAGGATTTCCGCGATCGTAAGGTTGCCGATAGGTGGTTCGAAGACCGATATCAAAAGCGACTTGCTGCCAAAGACCTTGAGGCTACTACAAAGTATCGCTTTGATCCTAAATTTGAAACCGGTGGAACCTTTGGAGTTAACTATGCCACCATGAAAGGCGATATCATGGCTTTTAACTATCGCACCATATACATGACCGAGGAGGAGAGGCTTAAGATTCATAACGATTTCATTGTAAACCATTACCTGAAACAGTTCAACGAGGAGACCATCAAAAACAAGCAGCAGCGTACTTGCGGAGAACCATGCGGAGCAGTTTGCAAGAAGATGAATGGCAAGTATAAAAAGGATTATGAGCCCTATCAAACCATGGGACCTTTATGTGGAATTTTCGACCAGCGTGCTGCCGAAAAGGTTAACCATCATGCCGATATGCTTGGTTTCGATGCCATATCGGTGGGTGGCGTGCTCTCCTGGTTGATGGACTGCGTAGCCGATGGCCTGATAACTCCCGAAGAACTTGGTCTAAATGAAGTCCCTGTTTTTTCTACAAACGGATTTCGTGTTGTTGAGGATTCATTGCATAATGCTAATATTGCCATTGCGCTGCTCGATCAGATGGTCAATCCCAATGGGGCTTTTCACCTACGCGAGGGGGCTAGAAAGTTTGCTCGTCACCTAGCCCGCCGAAAGGGCACTGCTGTTCTCGATAAGTTCATCTACGTGGGCTTTGCCCGTTCAGGCTGGATGGTACCAAACCAGTACTGGACACCTGGCGTTCTTTCTCCCATGGCCATAATGGGTAAGTACTACATGTACTACGGTAAAGATTTTGTTCCTCCCCGTCAGCTTGGAAGGGAGAATGCTAAGCGCATGCTTAACGAGCTGGTTATGGATAACCTGGGAATGTGCCGTTTCCATCGTGCATGGGCCGAAGATATTTTACCTGAGGTAATTGAAAAGCTTTACGGCATGAAGGATAGGTTTAGCCGTTCGCTGTTGCTTACCGCAAGCCGTATTAATAGCCGAAATGCTTCTATATTCTGGGAAAGCGAAAGGAATATCGATTTTGTTTACACCTTCCTGAAGAAGAAAAAGGAGATCGATGGTGTTAGCAATCCTGAGCTTGACAGATGGATTAGTCTATTCGAAAAGGATAAAAGGGCTGCAGCCCTCGATTTCTGGTACGAAATTCACAAAGGTATTCATGAATCCTTGCTGGAGTTCCATTAATCAGAATGCCGTAAAAAAAGAGGCAGCCATTTGGTTGCCTCTTTTCTATTCTGAAAGATTCTTAGTAATCCCTTCTTCCACCTCGACCGCCACCACGGTTATCGCGGTTAAAACCACCACGACGCTCTCCGTAACCGCCACCACGACGTTCACGGTTGAATCCACCACCATTGCGTGGTCTATCCGATTTTGGTTTTGCTTGTGTTACTCTAATAACCTTGCCATCATATTCGGCTTCGGTTAGCTCATCAATGGCCTTGCGAGCCTCATCGTCGTTGGCCATTTCTACAAAACCGAATCCTCTGGAACGCCCAGTTTCTCTGTCGGTAATTACTTTGGCTGAGGTAATCTCGCCATACTCTTCGAAAAGTTGTCTTAGGTCGTCATCGTTAATGCGGTAACTCAGACCTGACACGTAAATGTTCATAGACTAAAATTAAATTGATAATTGATTAAATTGTTAACTAAACTGAGCGTTAGCCTAACTGAACTTTAGCCGGGAATCGGTTCGATGCGGATAACTTTCTATGTTGAAGCACTTCTCAATTTGCCACAAAGGTAATCCATTTAATTTAATAACAGCTACTTTAAGTGATAATTTTTAGTGTTCAGCGTTCCGTGTACCATCTGCGTGCTCTGCTTATAGTTATGTTAAGAATTTGATGAAGTTAGAAGAAGTTAGAGGAAGTTAAAGGAAGTTAGAAGAAGATAGAGGAAGTTAAAGGAAGTTAGAAGAAGTTAAAGGAAGTTAGAAGAAGGTTCGTTAAAAGTTAAGCGTTAAACGTTAATCGCCAGGTATTTAAAGTCATAAGCCTTCGAGTATCTGTTTCCACTTCGCTATAACGTTACAAATTTAGCACCAATCTAAAAACTGCACACTGCACACTGAACACTAATCAAATCCTTGTTTTAGTGGACGTTTACTAGGTTAATAGTTAATGGTGAAAAGTGAAAGGAGGTTCGTTAAAAGTTAAACGTTAAACGTTAATCGACAGGAATTTAAAGTCATAAGCCTTCGAGTATCTGTTACCTCCACGCTCTAAGCGTTTCGAATTAAGTTCCAAACTGAACACTGAACACTGAACACTGAATACTAATCAAATCCTTGTTTTAGTGGACGTTACTCTCTGACAAATCCAAATAGAAAAACAAAAGTAGTTATACAGATTCGTCGTAATCCTTGTTTTAGTGGACGTTACTCTCTGACCCGTTCTTATAGAGATTTTAGCCGATGTGGATCAACTGTCGTAATCCTTGTTTTAGTGGACGTTACTCTCTGACAAGTATTAATTTGTAATAAACTCGACTCCAGACTTGGTCGTAATCCTTGTTTTAGTGGACGTTACTCTCTGACTCATATATTCAATATCCTCTTTGCCTACTATCCAATAGTCGTAATCCTTGTTTTAGTGGACGTTACTCTCTGACTTTTTTATAATGGCGAGCATATTGATTTTGAACTGCCAGTCGTAATCCTTGTTTTAGTGGACGTTACTCTCTGACTATATAGAGAAAAATTCTTTAAATGAAATTTATAAGTGTCGTAATCCTTGTTTTAGTGGACGTTACTCTCTGACGCCTGGATAAATGGGCGACATACGAGGGGGAAGGGATAGTCGTAATCCTTGTTTTAGTGGACGTTACTCTCTGACGTGTGATACGTTGAATTCACCGTCAGCCTCCTACTAGTCGTAATCCTTGTTTTAGTGGACGTTACTCTCTGACAGGTAAATCTGTAAATCGCTGTGCACCAGAATTATATAAATCGAATTTAAAGAAAATTAACACTTTTTTACTAAAAAATGGTACCATTTTTTGGGGGCGCAAAGTTACAAAATTTTTAGGCTCAATGCAATACCAGTTTTTTACCTATCACCTCAAATATAGTAAAAACTTTTTACTCTTCAAATAAACCATGTCCAGCTTATAGTATTTCCTTGAACACATTTATAAATCAATATCTATCAACCATTTACACTAATGCTGTAGCGTTTAAATCCGTTATTATTCTTATTTATGCCTACTATTTTATGTAGACTTTATTTAGGACGGGTCAGATTTTATCCTTTATCCGTCTTCGCCGGATTTTATCCTTAATCCTTAATCCTTTAACCTTTATCCTTATCCTCCTTGTACCATCCCGAGTAGAATAGGTAGTTTCGGGCAATACGTTCGTTGGTTTCGCGGCTT containing:
- a CDS encoding RNA recognition motif domain-containing protein, with the protein product MNIYVSGLSYRINDDDLRQLFEEYGEITSAKVITDRETGRSRGFGFVEMANDDEARKAIDELTEAEYDGKVIRVTQAKPKSDRPRNGGGFNRERRGGGYGERRGGFNRDNRGGGRGGRRDY
- a CDS encoding aldehyde ferredoxin oxidoreductase C-terminal domain-containing protein → MSSSNPTIKALMIDAASGFYKVNRYNVGDFFGPVDLGIHLAHKHNSMNIGVGLLAGSIFPGSNRLIVNGISPCWHGFYISSMGGAGLVFDNLGINMFSIVGKASAPSILYLNRIHGEEIEVELLPVRPRTIWAQGRGGVYSMMQYALDNFGNRYETEPRILAAGPASMYTDFGAIASAPIRKGEITYVDTWAGRGGFGSKMVQQHNIVAIIYGGTYVDEDFRDRKVADRWFEDRYQKRLAAKDLEATTKYRFDPKFETGGTFGVNYATMKGDIMAFNYRTIYMTEEERLKIHNDFIVNHYLKQFNEETIKNKQQRTCGEPCGAVCKKMNGKYKKDYEPYQTMGPLCGIFDQRAAEKVNHHADMLGFDAISVGGVLSWLMDCVADGLITPEELGLNEVPVFSTNGFRVVEDSLHNANIAIALLDQMVNPNGAFHLREGARKFARHLARRKGTAVLDKFIYVGFARSGWMVPNQYWTPGVLSPMAIMGKYYMYYGKDFVPPRQLGRENAKRMLNELVMDNLGMCRFHRAWAEDILPEVIEKLYGMKDRFSRSLLLTASRINSRNASIFWESERNIDFVYTFLKKKKEIDGVSNPELDRWISLFEKDKRAAALDFWYEIHKGIHESLLEFH
- a CDS encoding YjjG family noncanonical pyrimidine nucleotidase; the encoded protein is MILNFFFKHNAYKHIFFDLDRTLWDFEQNMRDALAEIFVNRKLDIAFPDKDTFIECYNRNNHYLWDKYLKGELTKDVLRYKRFDITLKEYGINNKELAKTIGEEYLEIMPLKTALIPGTHEVLEYLAPKYNLHILSNGFKEVQLPKLKRCKIDHYFEWVITSEHSGYHKPDKRAFGYALSKANAKKSESIMVGDDYEVDIMGAKKFGIDQIYFSPKNSKSNSKATFVVERLDEIKKIL